GCTGGGCCTCGCGGGCGACGCCCTCGAACGCTTCTGCCAGACGGCATCCGACGCGCTGACGGCCAAGGCTGCGGGCACCATGCTCACGCCAGGCATTCATCAGGCGTACGACAAGGGTGTCGCACGTCTGGCCGATGAACCGAACGTGACGCTCGTCGCGCGCGGTCAGGCGGGCGGTGCATGTCAGGGTCAGGCGGCCCTATTCCGCACGACGGCCGCCGAGTTTCTTGCCACCCCCGCGCTGCACGACGAAATGTTCGGGCCTGCGTCGGTCGTGATTGCTTGCAACACCGTCGACGAAATGATCGCCATCACGGAACGTCTGGAAGGTCAGTTGACAGCCACGCTGCAACTCGATGCTGGCGACACGGCTAACGCACGGCGTCTGCTGCCGAGCCTGGAACGTCGCGCCGGACGCATTCTCGCCAACGGTTTCCCGACGGGCGTCGAGGTGTGTCACGCGATGGTGCATGGTGGCCCGTTCCCGGCAACGTCGAACGCGATGTTCACATCGGTCGGCGCATCGGCGATCGATCGATTCCTGCGCCCTGTCTGCTATCAGGACCTGCCCGACGCCCTGCTGCCCGAAGCCTTGCAGGAGAGCAATCCGCTCAACCTGTGGCGACTTCGCGATGGCGCGCTCGCGCACGCGTAATCGTAATCGTGATCGCTGTCCCGCAATGACAAACGCCCTCGAATTCGAGGGCGTTTGTTTTGGTGCGACGCACGAATAGAAGACGAGAGTCGTTACGAAGCCTTTTGCGGCGACGTTACGTCCGGCAGCATCAACATGCCGTAAAGCGGCGTGACGGGACCGTCGGCCAATGCTTTCGCCACGGCCTTGAGATCGGTCGAACCCGGCGCACCGATGAGCGCGTAGCCAATCTGTCCCTTGCGCCACGTCACCACGCCCATCTTGTCGATCTTCTGTTCCGCCACGCTCTGATCGGGACGCGTATCGCGCACCACACACAACGCCACAGGATCGCCCGTCGCCGGGAGATACACCATCTGCACCAGCGCGCGATCCTGCCAGCGCAGACGCTGTACGCGCTTGAACGTCAGGCCCTGCGAGCGCAGGTCGGGCACGCTGATGTCGAGCTTGTCGTTCTGATGGATCTCACTGACGGTGCGTTCGGTGTCGCTGTCGTCGACATGAATCGACGCCACCGTGTCACGCGCATACAACTGCTGATACTCGGCCGCTGCGCGCACCCACGTCCGGCCCTGTGCGGGCGCTGGCGTGACCGACGCGGTCATGAAGCCCCCCCACACCCGAGCGATTCAGCACGCCCGACATCAACGGCAGCGTAATCGCCGTCGCCGCCACGCCGGCCGCGAAGGCCGCCGCGAGCCACCACGGGCGCACGCGGCGTCCGGCAGGTGCATCGTTGGCAGCGGGCACGTTGTGTGTGGTGTCGACATGCACAGGCTGCAACGGTAGCGCTGCCGTCGATTTAACGGTGTCGGGCGCGTGAGTGTCCTGTTGAGCCTCCTGAGTTGGCGGCGACGCCTGACGTTGCGCGTGCTCGCGCAGGAGTGCGTCGAGACCGGCGCTCAGGCTCTGCGGCACCGGCGGAATCACTTGCGCCGCGAACGTCTCGAGATACGGCAGACGCGAGGCCCGCAACGACGCGACCGCGTCGGCCAGTTCGGGCGACGCGGCAATGGCCGCTTCCACTTCCGCACGCTCCGCCGCAGGCAGCGCGTCGTCCACGTAAGCGAGCAGGCGGATATCGTCTTCGTTCATCACGCGTCCTCCTCACGTGCGCCAGCGGCCGCGCCACCACGAAGGGTGCGCTCTGCCGTGCGGGGTTGCCCCTCGGGGTTACGAAACTGGTCGCCGATAGTACGGCGCGCGCGTGACAGACGGCTCATGACGGTGCCAATGGGCACGTCGAGCACTTCTGCCGCTTCCTGATAACTCATGCCCTCCACTGCCACGAGCAGCAGCACGAGACGCTGCGCTTCGGGCAGACGGTCGACCGCGCCGAAGACCTGATGACAACTGGCCAGTTCTTCGGGCGTGGACGCCTGAAAATCGGGAATTGCATCGACGTCGGCTTCGTCCCACGCCAGACTGCCGCGCGAACGAACGCGCCGCGCGCGGATCTCGTTGATCCACGTCGTATGCACGATGCTGAACATCCAGCTCAACGCCGAGGATCCCGGCTGCCACTGGTGCACGCGCTCCAACGCGTGCACGCAAGCGCGTTGCACAAGATCCTCGGCATCATGGCGATCACCCGTAATACGCAAGGCGAACGCCCAGAGGCGTGGCAGCAAGCCCGGAAGCAAGCTGGGTAAATCCTGACCGGTCATCGGCGAATTTCCTGGCGGAGGGTGCGTGTCGGCCACCCAGTCCGAAGCGTCGCCAGCGAGTACCGCTGGCACCTGCCGCGAAATTATACTGAGCCGCCGCGACTTTGCATGCGCGTTCCCAGCCCGCCGATATGCCAACACGCGTCGCTCCCCGCCAGAATGCCGTCAGCGCCCGCTCAAGGCTTGACAACGTGCCACACGTCCTTGAAGCCGTCGCCCTTCTTGTCGCCTGCGGCCGCATCCTTCGCGAACAGGTACAGCGGCTTGCCCTTGTAGGCCCACTGCTTCATGCCGTCGTCGCGCGTGACAATGGAATAGTTGCCTTCGGCCTTCGCGCCGCCATCGGCCATGACCGGCGGCCAGGCCGTCGCACATCCGCCGTTGCAAGCGCTCTTGCCGCTGCCTGCCACATCGTTATCAAACGTATAGACGGTGCGGTTCTGCGCGTCGACGAGCATGCCGTCGGCCGTCTTGAGCGGGACTTCCGCGTGGGCCGCAGCCGCAGCGAACAGACCGGCAGCAGCCACGAGGCTGGTGAGAACAGCGGACATCGATTGACGTTGGTTCATGACTTTGGCTCCTGAGTGAAATGTCGTTGTCGACACTCTCTGAACGCTTCGCGCCGACCCTTTATTCCACACCTTTCTTAAGATATTTATTGTTGCGGCGCAGCACAGCGGGTGGCCCACGTCGCGTTCGATCCCTTGCGAGGTCCGCCTGACGCAACGCATGCTCAAGCGCGTCGCCTCAACGAACCGTTGACCTCTATCGCCCCCGGCCAAGCGGAATAATCGCCGTCTGCCAGACGTTTGCCCGTCGGGCAATGCGCCCAACCGCGCACCGACGCGCCACGATGCACCGTCTACGCGCGTCAGGCATAAAAAGATCAGACCGGACACATTCACATGAACGCCTCATCCAGCGCATCGGCATTAGCCACTCCGCACGCCGCTTCACAGCCCTCGTCATTACACCGTCAGCCCCGAATGAGTGTGGCCGCCAGGCTCGGGCTGAGCTTCACCGTCATCCTCGCGATGATGCTCGCGCTGGCCGCACTCGCCGTGCTGCGTGTGCACGGCATCGAGCGCACGCTCACGAACATCAGCGACAACAACAATGTGAAGCAGCAATACGCCGTGAACTTTCGCGGCAGCGTGCACGACCGCGCCATCGCCGTGCGCGATATCACGCTGGCCGACGACAGCCACGTCGACGAAATCGTCGCGCTCATCGAGCGGCTGAACGCCGACTATCAGCGCTCTGCCGGACCGATGGACGCGCTCTTCGTGCCATCGAACGCCGAACGCGTCAGCGCAGAAGAACGCGACG
This window of the Pandoraea sputorum genome carries:
- a CDS encoding COG4315 family predicted lipoprotein encodes the protein MNQRQSMSAVLTSLVAAAGLFAAAAAHAEVPLKTADGMLVDAQNRTVYTFDNDVAGSGKSACNGGCATAWPPVMADGGAKAEGNYSIVTRDDGMKQWAYKGKPLYLFAKDAAAGDKKGDGFKDVWHVVKP
- a CDS encoding RNA polymerase sigma factor yields the protein MTGQDLPSLLPGLLPRLWAFALRITGDRHDAEDLVQRACVHALERVHQWQPGSSALSWMFSIVHTTWINEIRARRVRSRGSLAWDEADVDAIPDFQASTPEELASCHQVFGAVDRLPEAQRLVLLLVAVEGMSYQEAAEVLDVPIGTVMSRLSRARRTIGDQFRNPEGQPRTAERTLRGGAAAGAREEDA